A single window of Ferrimonas balearica DSM 9799 DNA harbors:
- a CDS encoding proline racemase family protein: protein MTLTAPRALTEGALQFTTLDAHTEGEPLRIITGGYPAIPGDSMLVKRRYVTEHLDQYRRLLMHEPRGHSDMYGALITEAVTPDGDFGVLFLHNEGYSSMCGHAILALAQVTAQCQQIAEPIELRIDAPAGRVTAYCQPTAEGYEASFDNVPAYVECLDQSIEVAGVGRVQYDIAFGGAYYAYVDADALGLSLADDNAGEIIRIGQAIKLAVAAAHPLTHPEADDLGFLYGTIFTSRKVSEPGRHSRHVCIFADGELDRSPTGTGVSARIALLLARNEMALGDTVEIESIVGGRMQVTALAKQHYFGRDGVIPRVSGRAWITGEHRFFLDPADPFDHGFFLR, encoded by the coding sequence ATGACCCTCACAGCCCCCCGCGCCCTGACCGAAGGCGCGTTGCAATTTACTACGCTGGACGCACACACCGAGGGTGAACCGTTGCGCATCATTACCGGTGGCTACCCCGCCATCCCCGGGGACTCCATGCTGGTCAAGCGCCGTTATGTGACTGAGCATCTGGACCAGTATCGACGCCTGCTGATGCACGAGCCTCGGGGCCACAGCGACATGTATGGTGCGCTGATCACCGAGGCGGTAACGCCGGACGGGGATTTCGGTGTGCTGTTCCTGCATAACGAGGGCTACTCCAGCATGTGCGGCCACGCGATCCTGGCGCTGGCTCAGGTGACGGCCCAGTGCCAGCAAATTGCTGAACCGATTGAGTTGCGCATTGATGCCCCGGCAGGGCGGGTGACCGCCTATTGCCAGCCAACAGCAGAAGGCTATGAGGCCAGCTTTGACAACGTGCCCGCTTACGTAGAGTGCCTGGACCAGAGCATTGAAGTGGCCGGCGTGGGTCGGGTGCAGTACGACATCGCCTTTGGTGGGGCCTACTACGCCTACGTCGATGCCGACGCTCTGGGGTTGTCGCTGGCGGACGACAATGCCGGTGAAATTATCCGCATCGGTCAGGCGATCAAGCTGGCAGTGGCCGCCGCCCATCCCTTAACCCACCCGGAAGCTGATGACCTTGGCTTCCTCTACGGCACCATCTTTACCAGCCGTAAAGTGTCGGAGCCGGGTCGACACAGCCGCCATGTCTGCATCTTTGCCGACGGGGAGCTGGACCGCAGCCCCACGGGAACCGGCGTATCTGCCCGGATTGCCCTGCTGTTGGCCCGCAACGAGATGGCGCTGGGCGACACGGTGGAGATTGAGTCCATTGTCGGTGGCCGGATGCAGGTAACCGCACTGGCCAAGCAGCACTATTTTGGCCGTGATGGGGTGATCCCCCGGGTCAGCGGCCGGGCGTGGATCACCGGCGAGCACCGCTTCTTCCTCGACCCGGCCGACCCGTTCGACCACGGCTTTTTCCTGCGTTGA